AAACAGATGCTGTCAAAGCAGCAAAACGTATGCTTGACGCCACCGGTATCGTATACCGAAAATATAATTCAATTAACAGAGATGTGGTTATTCATTTATAATATATATAACCCTGCCTTTCTCCTTAATATTCATTCATATTTTCTTAAGACAAAAACAGAAAAATTTAACGATTCTTTCCTTGAGATTTTTGGTGATTTGTGTAAAAATATAAAGGAATTGAATTTTGCATATATTTAAATATAAACATATACACGAATAACTGTAGAAAGGCTTGGTCTCTTTTCAATGCTTACAAAAGAACAATGGCTTAAAAGAAAACGCAGAAAAAGGGGCTTTAGATTGCTCGTCTTAACAACTGTTGTGATGTTAATCATAGTCTCTGCCGCATATATCGGATTATCCGTTATAAGCTTTAACTCACCCATGTTAACTGGTATCTTTCAGAAAAAGATTACTCTCGAAAGCCCTATCATACTAAAAGACCTTTTAACACCTAATGATTATTCCAGACCTCAGACTCCGTTACCCAAGGTAAATAGTATCGTTATTCATTATACTGCTAATCCTGGTACTAGTGCTGAGGCGAACAGAAACTATTTCGAAAATTTAAAGACGACAAAGACCACCTCCGCCAGCAGCCATTTTATTGTAGGTCTTGAAGGTGAAATTATTCAATGTATTCCTTTAAATGAGGTTGCCTTTGCTTCAAATGACAGAAATTCTGATACCATCTCCATAGAAAGCTGCCATCCTGATAAAACCGGCAAGTTTAATGATATCACCTATCAGTCACTGGTACAACTCACTGCCTGGCTATGTGCGAAATACGATTTGAAGCG
The nucleotide sequence above comes from Anaerocolumna cellulosilytica. Encoded proteins:
- a CDS encoding peptidoglycan recognition protein family protein; the protein is MLTKEQWLKRKRRKRGFRLLVLTTVVMLIIVSAAYIGLSVISFNSPMLTGIFQKKITLESPIILKDLLTPNDYSRPQTPLPKVNSIVIHYTANPGTSAEANRNYFENLKTTKTTSASSHFIVGLEGEIIQCIPLNEVAFASNDRNSDTISIESCHPDKTGKFNDITYQSLVQLTAWLCAKYDLKREDIIRHYDVSGKHCPIYYVEHEDAWEQFKNDVMAYMKENATK